The following are encoded together in the Flavobacterium sp. TR2 genome:
- the rplR gene encoding 50S ribosomal protein L18: MSLTKSERRQRIKFRIRKSVSGTAARPRLSVFRSNKEIYAQIIDDVNGVTILAASSREKEIGKGTNVEVAAAVGKLVAEKALKAGIDTITFDRGGYLYHGRIKSLAEGARAAGLKF, encoded by the coding sequence ATGTCATTAACAAAATCTGAAAGAAGACAGAGAATTAAATTCAGAATTAGAAAATCGGTTAGTGGTACTGCTGCAAGACCTAGACTTTCTGTTTTTAGAAGTAATAAAGAAATTTACGCTCAAATCATTGATGATGTAAATGGAGTTACTATCTTAGCTGCATCTTCTAGAGAAAAAGAAATAGGAAAAGGTACTAACGTTGAAGTAGCTGCTGCTGTTGGAAAACTAGTTGCAGAGAAAGCGTTAAAAGCTGGGATTGATACCATCACTTTTGACAGAGGTGGATATTTATATCACGGTCGTATTAAATCATTAGCAGAAGGCGCAAGAGCCGCTGGACTTAAATTCTAA
- the ykgO gene encoding type B 50S ribosomal protein L36, which yields MKVRASVKKRSAECIIVRRKGRLYVINKKNPRFKQRQG from the coding sequence ATGAAAGTTAGAGCATCAGTAAAAAAGAGAAGTGCCGAGTGCATTATCGTGCGTAGAAAAGGGAGACTGTACGTAATAAACAAAAAGAATCCTAGATTTAAACAAAGACAAGGATAA
- the rpsD gene encoding 30S ribosomal protein S4 has product MARYTGPKTKIARKFGEAIFGDDKSFEKRNYPPGQHGMAKKRGKKSEYAVQLMEKQKAKYSYGILEKQFRNLFEKASATKGVTGEVLLQLCEARLDNVVFRMGIAPSRRGARQIVSHRHITVNGEVVNIPSYHLKPGDKVAVREKSKSLEAIERSLSNSSHVYEWITWNNDLKEGTFVSVPARLQIPENIKEQLIVELYNK; this is encoded by the coding sequence ATGGCAAGATATACTGGTCCTAAAACCAAAATCGCTCGTAAATTTGGCGAGGCAATCTTCGGAGATGATAAATCTTTCGAAAAAAGAAATTACCCACCTGGACAACACGGGATGGCTAAAAAAAGAGGAAAAAAATCTGAGTACGCTGTTCAGTTAATGGAAAAGCAAAAAGCTAAATATTCTTATGGAATTTTAGAAAAACAATTCAGAAATTTATTCGAAAAAGCATCAGCGACTAAAGGAGTAACTGGTGAAGTTCTATTACAATTATGCGAAGCAAGATTAGATAATGTTGTTTTTAGAATGGGAATTGCTCCATCTAGAAGAGGTGCGCGTCAAATCGTTTCTCACAGACACATTACTGTAAATGGAGAGGTTGTTAATATTCCTTCTTACCACCTTAAGCCTGGTGATAAAGTTGCAGTTCGTGAAAAATCTAAATCTTTAGAAGCTATCGAACGTTCTTTATCAAATTCAAGTCATGTTTATGAATGGATTACTTGGAACAATGATCTTAAAGAGGGAACTTTCGTTTCTGTACCTGCAAGACTTCAAATTCCAGAAAACATTAAAGAACAATTAATCGTAGAGTTGTACAACAAATAA
- the eno gene encoding phosphopyruvate hydratase, with the protein MSIIIKVHARQILDSRGNPTIEVDVVTENGVLGRAAVPSGASTGEHEAVELRDGGKAYLGKGVLNAVNNVNTIIAEELVGTSVFEQNTIDQLMIDLDGTPNKSKLGANAILGVSLAAAKAAANELGLPLYRYVGGVSANTLPVPMMNIINGGSHSDAPIAFQEFMIFPVKATSFTHAMQMGTEIFHNLKKVLHDRGLSTAVGDEGGFAPNLAGGTEDALDTIKLAVEKAGYSFGDEIMIALDCAASEFYVNGKYDYTKFEGETGKIRTSAEQAEYLAELAAKYPIISIEDGMYEDDWDGWKALTEKIGDKVQLVGDDLFVTNVARLSTGIEKGIANSILVKVNQIGTLTETIAAVNMAKNAGYTSVMSHRSGETEDNTIADLAVALNCGQIKTGSASRSDRMAKYNQLLRIEEELGSTAYFPGLNAFKIK; encoded by the coding sequence ATGAGTATTATAATTAAAGTTCACGCAAGACAAATTCTTGATTCTAGAGGTAATCCTACTATTGAAGTTGATGTAGTAACTGAAAATGGAGTTTTAGGTAGAGCTGCTGTTCCATCTGGAGCATCGACTGGAGAGCACGAAGCTGTTGAATTACGTGATGGAGGTAAAGCTTATCTAGGTAAAGGTGTTTTGAATGCAGTGAATAATGTAAATACTATTATTGCTGAAGAATTAGTTGGGACTTCTGTTTTCGAGCAAAACACAATTGACCAATTAATGATTGATTTAGATGGTACTCCAAACAAATCTAAATTAGGAGCTAATGCTATTTTAGGTGTTTCTTTGGCTGCTGCAAAAGCTGCTGCTAACGAACTTGGTTTGCCATTATACAGATACGTAGGTGGTGTTTCTGCTAATACACTTCCTGTGCCGATGATGAACATCATCAATGGTGGTTCTCATTCTGATGCGCCTATTGCGTTTCAAGAGTTTATGATTTTCCCAGTAAAAGCAACTTCTTTTACGCACGCTATGCAAATGGGTACTGAAATTTTTCACAACTTGAAAAAAGTATTGCACGATAGAGGTTTAAGTACGGCTGTAGGTGATGAAGGAGGTTTTGCTCCAAACTTGGCTGGCGGAACTGAAGATGCTTTAGATACTATCAAATTAGCAGTTGAAAAAGCAGGATATTCTTTCGGTGACGAAATTATGATTGCTCTTGACTGCGCTGCTTCTGAGTTTTATGTAAACGGTAAATACGATTACACTAAATTTGAAGGAGAAACTGGAAAAATCAGAACTTCTGCTGAGCAAGCTGAATACTTAGCTGAACTTGCTGCTAAATATCCTATCATTTCTATCGAAGACGGTATGTACGAAGATGATTGGGATGGATGGAAAGCTTTAACTGAAAAAATCGGTGATAAAGTACAATTAGTCGGTGATGATTTATTTGTTACTAATGTTGCTCGTTTGTCAACTGGTATTGAAAAAGGAATTGCTAATTCAATTTTAGTAAAAGTAAACCAAATTGGTACTTTAACTGAAACTATTGCAGCTGTAAATATGGCGAAAAATGCTGGATATACATCTGTAATGTCTCACCGTTCTGGAGAAACTGAAGATAATACAATTGCAGACTTAGCTGTAGCTTTAAACTGTGGTCAAATTAAAACAGGTTCTGCTTCTCGTTCTGACCGTATGGCTAAATACAACCAGTTATTGAGAATTGAAGAAGAACTTGGAAGTACTGCTTATTTCCCTGGTTTAAATGCTTTTAAAATCAAATAA
- a CDS encoding DNA-directed RNA polymerase subunit alpha: protein MAIFNFQKPDKVIMIDSTDFEGKFEFRPLEPGYGLTVGNALRRVLLSALEGYAITSVRIEGVDHEFSTISGVVEDVTEIILNLKQVRFKRQIEDIDNESVTISVSGKDQLTAGDFQKFISGFQVLNPDLVICNLDSKIKLNFDLTIEKGRGYVPAEENKKQNAAIGTIFTDSIFTPVKNVKYAIENFRVEQKTDYEKLVFEIKTDGSINPKDALTEAAKVLIHHFMLFSDERITLEADEIAQTESYDEESLHMRQLLKTKLVDMDLSVRALNCLKAAEVDTLGDLVSFNKNDLMKFRNFGKKSLTELDELVAVKNLTFGMDLAKYKLDKE, encoded by the coding sequence ATGGCAATATTTAATTTTCAAAAGCCCGATAAAGTTATCATGATCGATTCAACCGATTTTGAAGGTAAATTTGAATTTAGACCTTTAGAACCTGGTTACGGATTGACAGTTGGTAATGCACTTAGAAGAGTTTTGCTTTCAGCGTTAGAAGGTTATGCAATTACATCTGTTCGTATCGAAGGTGTAGATCATGAGTTTTCTACTATTTCAGGTGTTGTTGAGGATGTTACAGAAATTATCCTTAATCTAAAACAAGTACGTTTCAAACGTCAGATTGAAGATATCGATAATGAATCAGTTACTATTTCTGTTTCTGGTAAAGATCAATTAACAGCAGGTGATTTTCAAAAATTTATCTCAGGTTTTCAAGTTCTGAACCCAGACCTTGTGATCTGTAATTTAGATTCTAAAATCAAATTGAACTTCGATTTAACTATCGAAAAAGGTAGAGGATACGTTCCTGCTGAAGAGAACAAAAAACAGAATGCTGCAATTGGAACAATTTTTACAGATTCTATTTTTACTCCGGTAAAAAATGTAAAATATGCAATCGAAAATTTCCGTGTAGAGCAAAAAACAGATTACGAAAAATTAGTTTTTGAAATCAAAACAGATGGATCTATCAATCCAAAAGATGCTCTTACTGAAGCTGCTAAAGTTTTAATTCACCATTTCATGTTATTCTCTGACGAAAGAATTACACTTGAGGCTGACGAAATTGCACAAACAGAATCGTATGATGAAGAGTCATTGCATATGAGACAATTGCTTAAAACTAAGCTTGTTGATATGGATTTATCTGTGAGAGCATTAAATTGCTTGAAAGCGGCTGAAGTTGATACACTTGGTGATTTAGTATCGTTCAATAAAAATGACCTAATGAAATTCCGTAATTTTGGAAAAAAATCTTTAACTGAGCTTGATGAACTTGTTGCAGTGAAGAATTTAACTTTCGGAATGGATTTAGCTAAATACAAATTAGATAAAGAATAA
- the rpsN gene encoding 30S ribosomal protein S14 yields the protein MAKESMKAREVKREKTVAKYAEKRKALLEAGDYEGLQRLPKNASPVRLHNRCKLTGRPRGYIRQFGISRVTFREMANNGLIPGVKKASW from the coding sequence ATGGCTAAAGAATCAATGAAAGCCCGCGAGGTGAAAAGAGAGAAAACGGTAGCTAAGTATGCTGAGAAGAGAAAAGCTTTATTAGAAGCTGGAGACTACGAAGGATTACAAAGATTACCTAAAAATGCTTCACCAGTTCGTTTACACAATCGTTGTAAGTTAACAGGTAGACCTAGAGGTTATATCCGTCAATTCGGTATTTCACGTGTAACTTTCCGTGAAATGGCTAACAATGGATTAATTCCTGGTGTGAAAAAAGCCAGCTGGTAA
- the rpsM gene encoding 30S ribosomal protein S13 yields the protein MARIAGVDIPKNKRGVIALTYIFGLGKSRAIEILEKAQVSQDKKVQDWNDDEIGAIREAVSFYKIEGELRSEISLNIKRLMDIGCYRGIRHRSGLPLRGQRTKNNSRTRKGKRKTVANKKKATK from the coding sequence ATGGCAAGAATAGCAGGGGTAGATATCCCAAAAAACAAAAGAGGTGTTATTGCACTTACCTATATTTTCGGATTAGGAAAAAGTAGAGCTATTGAGATTTTGGAAAAAGCTCAAGTAAGCCAAGATAAAAAAGTTCAAGATTGGAATGACGATGAAATCGGAGCAATTCGTGAAGCTGTTTCATTTTACAAAATTGAAGGAGAATTACGTTCTGAAATTTCTTTAAATATTAAACGTTTAATGGATATTGGATGTTACAGAGGTATTCGTCACAGATCTGGTCTTCCATTAAGAGGACAAAGAACTAAAAACAACTCAAGAACAAGAAAAGGTAAAAGAAAAACTGTTGCTAACAAGAAAAAAGCAACTAAATAA
- the rpsE gene encoding 30S ribosomal protein S5 codes for MMSKYKNVELVKPSGLELKDRLVSVNRVTKVTKGGRAFGFSAIVVVGDENGVVGHGLGKSKDVSEAIAKAVEDAKKNLVRIPLNGQSVPHEQKGKFGGARVFLIPASHGTGVIAGGAVRSVLESVGIHDVLSKSQGSSNPHNVVKATFDALLQMRSAHTVAKQRGVSLEKVFKG; via the coding sequence ATTATGTCTAAATACAAAAATGTAGAATTGGTAAAACCTAGTGGTCTTGAATTAAAAGATCGTCTAGTTAGTGTTAATCGTGTTACTAAAGTTACAAAAGGTGGTAGAGCTTTCGGTTTTTCTGCTATTGTAGTTGTAGGTGATGAAAATGGAGTAGTTGGTCACGGATTAGGAAAATCTAAAGACGTTTCTGAAGCAATTGCGAAAGCAGTAGAAGATGCTAAGAAAAACTTAGTAAGAATTCCTTTGAATGGACAATCTGTTCCTCACGAACAAAAAGGTAAATTTGGTGGTGCACGCGTATTCTTAATTCCAGCGTCTCATGGTACTGGAGTTATTGCTGGTGGAGCTGTTCGTTCAGTTCTTGAGTCAGTAGGTATTCACGATGTATTGTCTAAATCTCAAGGATCATCAAATCCGCATAACGTAGTAAAAGCAACTTTTGATGCTTTATTGCAAATGAGAAGCGCTCACACTGTTGCAAAACAAAGAGGTGTTTCTTTAGAGAAAGTTTTTAAAGGTTAA
- the secY gene encoding preprotein translocase subunit SecY — protein MKKFIESISNVWKIEELKNRILITLGLLLVYRFGAHVTLPGIDATQLTGLAGQTKNGLGSILDMFTGGAFSKASVFALGIMPYISASIVVQLMGIAIPYLQKLQNDGESGRKKINQITRWLTIAITLVQGPTYIYNLYRTLPSNAFLLGFNSPEFLFSSVIILVTGTIFAMWLGEKITDKGIGNGISLLIMVGILARLPQAFIQEFTTRVTNNNGGPMLLVIEIIVWLLVIISCVLLTMAVRKIPVQYARRTTTGDYEQDLAGGNRQWIPLKLNASGVMPIIFAQAIMFIPAAVAGLSKSDTSQSIVGAFSNMFGFWYNFVFATLIIVFTFFYTAITVPTNKMADDLKRSGGFIPGVRPGAETSDFLDKVMSLITFPGSLFLALIAVFPAIVVSIMDVQQSWAMFFGGTSLIIMVGVAIDTIQQINSYLLNKHYDGLMKTGKNRKAVA, from the coding sequence ATGAAGAAATTTATTGAATCAATAAGTAATGTTTGGAAAATCGAAGAACTAAAAAATAGAATCTTAATTACTTTAGGATTACTTTTAGTATATCGTTTTGGAGCACACGTTACGCTTCCTGGAATTGACGCAACGCAATTGACTGGTTTAGCGGGACAAACTAAAAATGGTCTAGGATCTATCCTAGATATGTTCACCGGGGGTGCTTTCTCTAAGGCTTCAGTTTTTGCCTTAGGTATCATGCCTTATATTTCTGCGTCTATTGTTGTTCAGTTGATGGGGATTGCGATTCCATATTTACAAAAACTTCAAAATGATGGGGAAAGTGGTAGAAAAAAGATTAATCAAATCACTCGTTGGTTGACAATCGCTATCACATTGGTTCAAGGTCCAACTTATATCTATAATTTATACAGAACATTGCCTAGTAATGCATTTTTGCTAGGCTTTAATTCACCTGAATTTTTGTTCTCGTCAGTTATCATTTTAGTTACTGGTACAATTTTTGCTATGTGGCTTGGTGAGAAAATTACAGATAAAGGTATTGGAAATGGTATTTCATTGTTAATTATGGTTGGTATTTTAGCTCGTTTACCACAAGCTTTTATCCAAGAGTTTACAACTCGTGTTACCAATAACAATGGAGGTCCAATGTTATTAGTTATTGAAATTATTGTGTGGCTGTTAGTTATCATTTCTTGTGTATTGCTTACAATGGCAGTACGTAAAATCCCAGTACAGTATGCTCGTCGTACGACAACTGGAGATTACGAACAAGATTTGGCAGGAGGTAATAGACAATGGATTCCTCTAAAGCTTAATGCTTCTGGAGTTATGCCAATCATTTTTGCTCAGGCAATTATGTTTATCCCTGCAGCTGTGGCTGGATTGTCTAAATCAGATACATCACAATCTATTGTTGGTGCATTTAGTAATATGTTTGGTTTCTGGTATAATTTTGTTTTTGCAACTTTAATTATTGTATTTACATTTTTTTATACTGCAATCACCGTTCCTACTAACAAAATGGCTGATGATTTAAAAAGAAGCGGTGGTTTTATTCCAGGCGTTCGTCCAGGAGCAGAAACTTCTGATTTCCTTGATAAAGTGATGTCTTTAATAACTTTCCCAGGATCTTTATTCCTTGCTTTGATTGCTGTGTTCCCAGCTATTGTTGTAAGTATTATGGATGTACAACAATCTTGGGCAATGTTTTTTGGAGGTACCTCATTAATAATTATGGTTGGTGTTGCAATAGATACTATTCAACAGATCAATTCATACTTGTTAAATAAACATTATGATGGTTTAATGAAGACTGGTAAAAATAGAAAAGCGGTAGCTTAA
- the rplF gene encoding 50S ribosomal protein L6 — protein sequence MSRIGKSPIVIPAGVTVEVKDGSVTVKGKKGQLTQEFSDVTVKVEGDQIVVERSSDYKDQRAKHGLYRALISNMIVGVSEGFTKELELVGVGYRASNQGQKLDLALGYSHNIVLEIAPEVSLETISEKGKNPIVKLTSFDKQLLGQVAAKIRGFRKPEPYKGKGVKFVGEVLRRKAGKSA from the coding sequence ATGTCAAGAATAGGTAAAAGCCCAATTGTAATTCCTGCTGGTGTGACTGTTGAAGTTAAAGACGGTAGTGTTACAGTAAAAGGAAAAAAAGGTCAACTAACTCAGGAGTTTTCGGACGTAACTGTAAAAGTTGAAGGTGATCAAATCGTAGTAGAAAGATCGTCTGATTATAAAGACCAAAGAGCAAAACACGGATTATACAGAGCATTAATCAGTAATATGATTGTTGGTGTATCTGAAGGTTTTACAAAAGAACTTGAATTAGTTGGAGTTGGTTATAGAGCTTCAAACCAAGGTCAAAAGTTAGATTTAGCTCTTGGATATTCTCACAATATTGTTTTAGAAATTGCTCCAGAAGTATCTTTAGAAACAATATCTGAAAAAGGTAAGAACCCAATCGTAAAATTAACATCATTTGATAAACAACTTTTAGGACAAGTTGCTGCGAAAATCAGAGGTTTCCGTAAGCCAGAGCCATACAAAGGAAAAGGTGTTAAATTTGTGGGTGAAGTATTAAGAAGAAAAGCAGGTAAATCAGCTTAA
- the rpsK gene encoding 30S ribosomal protein S11, with translation MAKATAKKRKVIVESTGEAHISATFNNIIISLTNKKGEVISWSSAGKMGFRGSKKNTPYAAQMAAEDCTKVALEAGLKKVKVYVKGPGNGRESAIRSIHNGGIEVTEIIDVTPMPHNGCRPPKRRRV, from the coding sequence ATGGCTAAAGCAACTGCAAAAAAACGTAAAGTTATCGTTGAATCAACGGGTGAGGCTCATATTTCTGCCACTTTTAATAACATTATTATTTCTTTGACTAATAAGAAAGGTGAAGTTATCTCTTGGTCTTCAGCTGGTAAAATGGGTTTCAGAGGTTCTAAAAAGAACACTCCTTATGCAGCTCAAATGGCAGCAGAAGATTGCACTAAAGTAGCACTTGAGGCAGGACTTAAAAAAGTGAAAGTTTATGTAAAAGGACCAGGTAACGGACGTGAGTCTGCTATCCGTTCTATTCATAACGGTGGAATTGAAGTTACTGAAATTATTGATGTTACTCCAATGCCACACAACGGATGTCGTCCTCCAAAAAGACGTAGAGTTTAA
- the infA gene encoding translation initiation factor IF-1 has translation MAKQSAIEQDGSIIEALSNAMFRVELENGHIVIAHISGKMRMHYIKLLPGDKVKLEMSPYDLSKARITYRY, from the coding sequence ATGGCAAAACAATCAGCAATAGAACAAGACGGATCAATTATAGAAGCATTATCAAATGCAATGTTCCGTGTAGAGTTAGAAAATGGACATATTGTAATTGCTCATATTTCTGGTAAAATGCGAATGCATTACATCAAATTATTACCTGGTGATAAAGTGAAACTAGAAATGAGTCCTTACGATTTGTCAAAAGCAAGAATTACTTATCGATATTAA
- the rpmD gene encoding 50S ribosomal protein L30 gives MAKLLVKQVRSKINCPLSQKRGLEALGLRKIGQVVEHESNPAILGMINKVKHLVSVEEAK, from the coding sequence ATGGCTAAATTATTAGTAAAACAAGTAAGAAGCAAAATCAACTGTCCTCTTTCTCAAAAAAGAGGGTTGGAAGCTTTAGGTCTACGTAAAATTGGACAAGTTGTGGAGCATGAGTCAAATCCTGCTATCCTTGGGATGATAAACAAAGTTAAACACTTAGTTTCTGTTGAAGAAGCTAAATAA
- the rpsH gene encoding 30S ribosomal protein S8 encodes MYTDPIADYLTRVRNAVAANHKVVEIPASNLKKEITKILFDQGYILSYKFEQNTVQGSIKIALKYDKDTKEPVIKDIQRISKPGLRKYAGAAKLPRILNGLGIAIVSTSKGLMTGKQAKQLNVGGEVICYVY; translated from the coding sequence ATGTATACAGATCCTATTGCAGATTATTTGACTAGAGTTCGTAACGCTGTGGCTGCAAACCACAAAGTTGTTGAGATTCCAGCATCTAATCTAAAAAAAGAAATAACTAAGATCTTATTTGATCAAGGTTACATCTTAAGTTACAAATTTGAGCAGAACACAGTTCAAGGTTCTATCAAAATTGCTTTGAAGTATGATAAAGATACTAAAGAGCCTGTAATTAAAGATATTCAAAGAATTAGTAAACCTGGTTTACGTAAGTACGCAGGTGCTGCCAAATTACCAAGAATCCTTAACGGATTAGGAATTGCTATCGTTTCTACATCAAAAGGCTTGATGACTGGAAAACAAGCGAAGCAGTTAAATGTTGGTGGTGAAGTAATTTGTTACGTATACTAA
- the rplO gene encoding 50S ribosomal protein L15, producing the protein MNLSNLQPAEGSTHNQNKRLGRGEGSGKGGTAARGHKGAKSRSGYSKKIGFEGGQMPLQRRVPKFGFKNINRKEYEGVNLDTLQLLVDNGAITDSVSMADFVANRLASKNEIVKILGRGELKAKLKVTAHKFTATAKAAIEAAGGEAVTI; encoded by the coding sequence ATGAATTTAAGTAACTTACAACCTGCTGAAGGATCTACACACAATCAAAATAAAAGATTAGGTAGAGGAGAAGGCTCTGGAAAAGGTGGTACTGCTGCACGTGGACACAAAGGAGCTAAATCTCGTTCTGGATATTCTAAAAAGATTGGTTTCGAAGGAGGGCAAATGCCACTTCAAAGACGTGTTCCTAAGTTTGGTTTCAAAAACATCAATCGTAAAGAATACGAAGGTGTTAATTTAGATACTCTTCAATTATTAGTTGACAATGGTGCAATTACTGATTCTGTTTCTATGGCAGATTTCGTAGCAAATCGTTTGGCTTCTAAAAATGAAATCGTTAAGATTTTAGGTAGAGGAGAATTGAAAGCAAAATTAAAAGTAACTGCCCACAAATTTACTGCTACTGCAAAAGCTGCTATTGAAGCTGCTGGTGGAGAGGCTGTAACTATATAA
- the rplQ gene encoding 50S ribosomal protein L17 — protein sequence MRHGKKFNHLSRQTGHRKAMLANMACSLIEHKRINTTVAKAKALKQFVEPLITKSKEDTTHNRRIVFAYLRNKYAVTDLFRDVAAKVGDRPGGYTRIIKVGNRLGDNADMAMIELVDFNELYNGGKKEVKKAKSRRGGKAKKAETAAPEAPAAESETTTEASE from the coding sequence ATGAGACACGGAAAAAAATTCAACCACTTAAGCAGACAGACTGGACATAGAAAAGCTATGTTAGCTAATATGGCTTGTTCTCTTATCGAGCACAAACGTATTAACACTACTGTTGCTAAAGCTAAAGCGCTTAAACAATTTGTTGAGCCTTTAATTACAAAATCAAAAGAGGATACGACTCATAATCGTCGTATTGTTTTTGCTTACTTACGTAACAAATACGCTGTAACTGATTTGTTCAGAGATGTTGCTGCTAAAGTAGGTGACCGTCCAGGTGGATACACTCGTATCATTAAAGTTGGAAATCGTTTGGGAGATAACGCTGATATGGCGATGATCGAACTTGTTGACTTCAATGAACTTTACAACGGAGGTAAAAAAGAAGTTAAAAAAGCGAAAAGCCGTCGTGGTGGTAAAGCTAAAAAAGCTGAAACTGCTGCTCCTGAAGCCCCTGCTGCTGAATCAGAAACGACTACTGAAGCTTCTGAATAA
- the carA gene encoding glutamine-hydrolyzing carbamoyl-phosphate synthase small subunit, which translates to MKYTTRQSAILLLSDGTIFHGKSIGISGKTFGEVCFNTGMTGYQEIFTDPSYFGQIMVATNTHIGNYGVNDSEVESDSIKIAGLVCKNFSFNYSRENASGSLEDYFAKQNLICISDVDTRALVSYIRDNGAMNAVICTDGTSIEDLKKELANVPNMEGLELASKVSTKEPYFFGDENATYKISALDLGIKMNILRNLAKRDCYIKVYPFDSTYKDMSEFNPDGYFLSNGPGDPDPLFGAIQVAKEILADNKPLFGICLGHQVIGLANGVETYKMFNGHRGINHPVKNLITGKGEITSQNHGFAVKREQLENHPELEITHVHLNDGTVAGMRMKNKNCFSVQYHPEASPGPHDSSYLFDQFVENIKSSKV; encoded by the coding sequence ATGAAATACACAACACGACAAAGCGCCATTTTATTACTTAGTGACGGAACAATCTTTCACGGAAAATCTATCGGAATCAGCGGTAAAACTTTTGGTGAAGTTTGTTTTAATACTGGAATGACTGGGTATCAGGAAATTTTTACTGATCCTTCTTATTTTGGGCAAATAATGGTTGCTACAAATACACACATCGGAAACTATGGTGTTAATGATTCTGAGGTGGAATCTGATAGTATTAAAATTGCCGGTTTAGTTTGTAAAAACTTCAGTTTTAATTATTCTAGAGAAAATGCTTCTGGAAGTTTAGAAGACTATTTTGCTAAACAAAATTTAATCTGTATTTCTGATGTAGATACTCGTGCACTTGTAAGTTACATTCGTGATAACGGTGCTATGAATGCTGTTATTTGTACAGATGGAACTTCTATTGAAGACTTGAAAAAAGAATTGGCCAATGTGCCAAATATGGAAGGGTTGGAGTTGGCGTCAAAAGTTTCTACTAAAGAGCCATATTTCTTTGGAGATGAAAATGCTACTTACAAAATCTCGGCATTAGATCTTGGTATCAAAATGAATATCTTGAGAAATCTTGCTAAAAGAGATTGTTATATTAAGGTTTACCCTTTCGACTCAACTTATAAAGATATGTCTGAGTTCAATCCTGATGGGTATTTCTTATCAAATGGCCCTGGAGACCCAGATCCTTTATTCGGAGCGATTCAGGTTGCAAAAGAAATTTTAGCTGATAATAAACCTTTGTTTGGAATCTGTTTAGGACACCAAGTAATTGGTCTTGCAAATGGAGTTGAAACTTATAAAATGTTTAACGGACACCGAGGAATTAATCACCCAGTTAAAAACCTGATTACAGGTAAAGGTGAAATAACTTCTCAAAATCATGGTTTTGCCGTTAAGAGAGAGCAGTTGGAGAATCACCCAGAGTTAGAAATTACTCATGTTCATTTGAATGATGGTACTGTTGCGGGAATGCGTATGAAAAATAAAAATTGCTTTTCAGTACAATATCACCCAGAGGCTAGTCCTGGACCACATGATTCGTCATATTTGTTTGACCAATTTGTAGAGAATATTAAAAGTAGCAAAGTCTAA